One part of the Dysidea avara chromosome 10, odDysAvar1.4, whole genome shotgun sequence genome encodes these proteins:
- the LOC136267946 gene encoding zinc finger protein-like 1 homolog, whose amino-acid sequence MGLCKCPKRKVTNLFCYVHKVNVCEHCMVEQHPRCVVHSYVNWLEDSDFDPTCSLCSNSLDQGEVIRLVCYDLYHVTCLDKYASSIANGVTVVCPKCQEPLIPPPNLVSPVADVVRRCFSQFSWAAGLLPPPITTAHSMTLDELDTSIESTSLDLSQQQSYSGQQDHVINFYTSQSDPVNRGHKPVGIHEEQSPPVADSDDDKYKRKGTMERISRTIRNYQTQSNTDDGSFLVRRYWFFAVLIIFSFLSLIVLMTRVGRSIADNDPLLDIRANPNIITNDG is encoded by the exons ATGGGGTTATGTAAGTGCCCGAAGAGAAAAGTGACCAATTTATTCTGCTACGTACATAAAGTGAACGTGTGTGAACATTGTATGGTGGAGCAGCATCCTAGG TGTGTAGTCCATTCATATGTTAACTGGCTGGAAGATAGCGACTTCGACCCTACTTGTAGCTTGTGTTCTAATAGTTTAGATCAAGGAGAAGTGATTAGACTAGTCTGCTATG ATTTGTACCATGTTACTTGTCTTGATAAATATGCCTCAAGTATAGCAAATGGAGTTACCGTTGTATGTCCAAAGTGCCAG GAGCCACTCATTCCTCCTCCAAACTTGGTTTCACCTGTAGCTGATGTAGTACGGAGGTGTTTCTCACAGTTTTCATGGGCGGCAGGCTTGCTCCCTCCCCCAATTACCACAGCACATTCCATGACACTGGATGAACTGGACACGTCCATAGAGAGCACCAGTCTTGATCTCAGTCAACAACAGTCTTATTCTGGTCAACAAGATCATGTCATCAATTTTTACACGTCTCAGTCAGATCCTGTTAATCGGG GTCACAAGCCAGTTGGTATACATGAAGAACAGTCACCACCAGTAGCTGACAGTGATGATGACAAATACAAGAGGAAAGGAACAATGGAACGAATATCTAGAACAATAAG GAACTACCAAACACAGTCAAACACGGACGATGGGTCGTTTCTTGTGCGACGTTACTGGTTCTTTGCTGTCTTAATCATCTTCTCATTCTTATCCTTAATAGTACTAATGACTAGGGTGGGCCGATCAATAGCTGACAATGACCCACTCCTGGACATAAGGGCTAACCCTAACATTATAACCAACGATGGATAG
- the LOC136267943 gene encoding nuclear valosin-containing protein-like has product MGRRKQFKKNKKIKLGSSRRHSLGAQQHYLSEHGKNKRPNEDVEIACGGEEVDSVKRRRYEDSDLSDSSGSDVALQKAKESNIINSSLMRLYRSPSQSLVTAAVTPILRSGEPSLRAAGGSLGDTMTFNLPDTQGVCDSGQEQLTSSENDQDIMNQGNSAQLTDLPVITDDEAVPNPVESTGSQGKVLSIANQTSNTTVTGAVDLPEQLLDTHEQGSSNDTPKKSSVVNPKSGLDEQQSERAVKKRRSKRPPETAVFTPQKSSVTFKDVGGIEHCIQTNAPCILFLDDIDAICPKRETAQREMERRIVSQLLSCFNDLSNSPPDQHVLVIGATNHLDSLDSALRSAGRFEKEISVGVPNEKARKKILEVLCRDLRLGDGFEHTSLAHATPGFVGGDLSLLVKEAAMVAIRRILKQLEEQRDSNSEQTTAAQDSLLTGTHFTIDSIPPDVSITNEDFKKALTTVQPSAKREGFASVPDVTWDDIGALDHIKEELALCILAPVHHSEHFESLGLTTPTGVLLIGPPGCGKTLLAKAVANESGINFISVKGPELLNMYVGESEKAVRQVFQKARDSAPCVIFFDELDSLCPRRSESREGHSSARVVNQLLTEMDGMESRKQVFVMAATNRPDILDEAVLRPGRLDKTLYIGLPTAEERAVILKTITKRKPSLAPDVDLDAIAKDQLCEGFSGADLSAVVKEAAITALKESLPAVSLLHQKDSKTPFVHTVVKQSHFITAFTKVAPSVSKEDQVRYQRMAKQLSTNIR; this is encoded by the exons ATGGGTAGACGAAAACAGTTTAAAAAGAACAAGAAAATCAAACTTGGCAGTAGTAGAAGACATTCACTCGGTGCTCAACAGCACTACCTGAG TGAGCATGGAAAGAACAAAAGGCCAAATGAAGACGTGGAAATTG CTTGTGGAGGTGaggaagttgacagtgtgaagCGTAGAAGATATGAGGATAG TGATTTATCTGATTCCAGTGGATCCGATGTTGCACTTCAAAAAGCTAAG GAGTCTAATATTATAAACAGTTCACTGATGAGACTCTACCGATCACCTAGCCAGTCACTAGTAACAGCAGCTGTCACTCCGATACTAAGAAGTGGAGAACCTTCCCTACGAGCTGCTGGTGGTAGCCTTGGTGACACAATGACATTTAACTTGCCAGACACTCAAGGAGTGTGTGATAGTGGTCAAGAGCAACTAACAAGCAGTGAGAATGATCAAGATATCATGAATCAAGGAAACAGTGCTCAATTGACG GATTTACCTGTGATCACTGATGATGAAGCTGTACCTAATCCAGTAGAGAGTACTGGATCACAAGGAAAAGTGTTATCTATTGCTAACCAAACAtcaaatacaacagtcactggtGCTGTTGATTTACCTGAACAACTTCTCGACACTCATGAACAAGGTAGCAGCAATGACACCCCCAAGAAAAGCAGTGTTGTTAACCCAAAGAGTGGACTAGATGAGCAACAGTCG GAAAGAGCAGTAAAGAAACGAAGAAGCAAAAGACCTCCTGAAACTGCTG TGTTTACACCTCAGAAGTCCAGTGTTACATTCAAGGATGTTGGAGGCATTGAACATTGTATACAA ACCAATGCTCCTTGTATACTGTTCTTGGATGATATCGATGCCATCTGTCCCAAACGAGAGACTGCCCAGAGAGAGATGGAGCGGAGGATTGTATCACAGTTACTAAGCTGTTTCAATG ATCTTAGTAACTCACCACCTGATCAACATGTGCTTGTGATTGGTGCAACTAACCACCTCGACTCGCTTGACTCAGCTTTAAGGAGTGCTGGCAGATTTGAAAAGGAGATTTCAGTTGGAGTGCCCAATGAGAAAGCGCGAAAGAA GATTCTAGAGGTTCTGTGCAGAGATTTGCGGTTAGGAGATGGCTTTGAACACACCTCACTAGCACATGCAACTCCGGGATTTGTTGGGGGTGACCTAAGCTTGCTTGTGAAGGAAGCAGCTATGGTGGCTATCCGTCGTATTTTGAAGCAACTGGAAGAACAACGTGACAGTAATAGTGAACAAACTACTGCTG CACAAGACAGCTTATTAACTGGTACGCACTTCACTATTGACAGTATCCCACCTGATGTGTCAATCACAAATGAAGACTTCAAG AAAGCCTTGACTACAGTTCAACCATCTGCCAAGAGAGAAGGCTTTGCTTCTGTCCCTGATGTTACTTGGGATGATATTGGAGCTCTAGATCATATCAAAGAGGAGCTGGCTCTTTGTATTCTG GCTCCAGTTCACCATTCTGAACACTTTGAGTCCCTTGGACTAACCACACCGACTGGAGTACTCCTAATCGGTCCTCCTGGATGTGGGAAGACCTTACTAGCTAAA GCTGTTGCTAATGAGTCTGGTATTAACTTCATTTCAGTGAAAGGTCCAGAGCTTCTCAATATG TATGTTGGTGAGAGTGAGAAGGCAGTCAGGCAAGTGTTCCAGAAGGCAAGAGACTCTGCTCCCTGTGTGATCTTCTTTGATGAACTGGACTCTCTTTGTCCCAGACGGTCTGAGAGCAGAGAG GGTCACAGTAGTGCTAGAGTGGTGAACCAGTTGTTAACTGAGATGGACGGGATGGAATCAAGAAAACAAGTGTTTGTAATGGCCGCTACCAACCGACCAG ACATCTTAGATGAGGCAGTATTAAGGCCAGGCCGACTGGACAAGACACTGTACATTGGTCTCCCAACTGCAGAGGAGCGTGCTGTAATCCTGAAGACCATCACTAAA CGCAAGCCTTCCCTTGCTCCAGATGTTGACCTAGATGCTATAGCAAAAGATCAGCTTTGTGAAGGATTCTC GGGTGCTGATTTGAGTGCTGTGGTGAAGGAGGCTGCCATTACTGCACTCAAAGAGAGTCTTCCAGCTGTCTCACTACTCCATCAGAAAGATAGCAAGACTCCATTTGTTCACACTGTTGTTAAACAAAGTCATTTCATCACAGCCTTCACTAAAGTCGCACCATCTGTGTCAAAAGAG GATCAAGTGAGATATCAGAGGATGGCAAAACAACTATCAACAAATATACGCTGA
- the LOC136268292 gene encoding uncharacterized protein, with protein sequence MALCSTLTRSDFLSQVTKPRLLQQKDLIFDYDNLKACLDPTNELQEDEPSEKTVETKECYWDFLISLNSWEFTELETLSLRNMRTPSYLELTKRMLSNVFQYDTLQKLDLSQNSLAEVEDLLQFWYLSNLKSVVLDSTELTALPPSIGRLQHLEELSLKKNKLKTLPEIIRFCKNLRVLNLEGNKFERLPGAILKLQNLEDLWKFNNSLKTTLSSVATSVGDERSNHVGLLPRKSTTTTTSTTNSTPTVHNPQLLQTLCCKVLAQHSVPYWNAPYLPPLICRSLDLIHTEYNLCENCHITVPKDEGYIVEVFLVNYLGLKEVAFELVVCSTECSLPVRAKMVEKQKEIRYRLEKEYDDMIEAHRKECEEHERTVLRTLAANRPRGNRNRNTSRRSACVIM encoded by the exons ATGGCTTTGTGCTCAACGCTGACAAGAAGCGACTTTCTTTCCCAAGTCACAAAACCGCGGCTGTTACAGCAGAAAGACTTAATTTTTGACTATGACAACTTAAAAGCTTGCTTGGACCCAACCAACGAATTACAAGAGGATGAACCTAGCGAGAAAACAGTGGAAACCAAG GAGTGCTACTGGGATTTCCTAATTAGCCTGAACTCGTGGGAATTCACTGAACTCGAGACCCTTTCATTGAGAAACATGCGCACTCCAAGCTATCTCG aacTGACAAAACGAATGCTGAGCAATGTGTTTCAATACGACACTTTGCAGAAGCTGGACCTCAGCCAAAACAGCTTGGCAGAAGTAGAAGATCTCTTGCAG TTTTGGTATCTATCAAACCTGAAGAGTGTGGTTTTGGATTCCACAGAACTTACTGCTCTGCCACCATCAATTGGGAGGTTACAGCATCTTGAAGAGCTATCTCTGAAGAAAAATAAACTAAAAACTCTTCCAGAAATAATCCGTTTTTGCAAAAACTTACGAGTATTGAACTTGGAGGGAAATAAGTTTGAACGTTTACCTGGTGCTATTTTGAAGCTGCAAAACTTGGAGGATTTGTGGAAGTTCAATAATTCGCTTAAGACGACTCTTTCATCAGTTGCTACATCAGTAGGTGATGAACGTAGCAACCATGTTGGTTTGCTGCCCCGCAAGTCGACAACAACAACCACCTCCACTACTAATTCTACACCCACCGTACACAACCCTCAGCTACTTCAGACACTGTGTTGTAAAGTATTAGCTCAACACAGTGTTCCGTATTGGAATGCACCATACCTCCCTCCTCTGATATGCAGAAGTCTTGACCTCATTCACACCGAATACAATCTATGTGAAAACTGCCACATCACAGTTCCAAAGGATGAAG GTTATATTGTTGAGGTATTTTTAGTAAACTACCTTGGCTTGAAGGAAGTTGCATTTGAGCTGGTAGTCTGTTCGACAGAGTGTAGCTTGCCAGTCAGAGCCAAGATGGTGGAGAAGCAAAAAGAGATTAGATACAGGCTAGAGAAAGAATATGATGACATGATTGAAGCTCATAGAAAAGAATGTGAGGAACATGAGAGAACAGTATTACGGACACTAGCTGCTAACAGGCCTAGAGGAAATAGAAATAGGAACACCAGCAGAAGAAGTGCATGTGTTATCATGTAA